In the Dioscorea cayenensis subsp. rotundata cultivar TDr96_F1 chromosome 12, TDr96_F1_v2_PseudoChromosome.rev07_lg8_w22 25.fasta, whole genome shotgun sequence genome, one interval contains:
- the LOC120273216 gene encoding pentatricopeptide repeat-containing protein At1g07740, mitochondrial-like — protein MSMKRIIRHNPAKTTPSSSSSSPKKPIPFLADLKATDDPADALRLLLHAPPHLHDYPACASLLHRLARSRLFPLVDSLLLFIRSNRIPCKESIFNSLIHHFGKARLPDKALNLFLSIPSFNCSPSSPSRQTLNFLLNALVDNDALHEAESYLARCKEWNLRPNVVSYNIVLKGRCQKYGFENARHLLDEMRKRRVRPSVVSYNILIGFMSRNGCLDGAMRLKEEMVSKGTHPNAVTFALLMEGLCREGKFNEAKKMMFDMEYQGCKTRLVNYGVLMSDCGRRGDLDGMNKVFVEMTRRRLRPDVVTYNILINYLCAHGRVDDAYKVFVEMQLKGCEPSAATYRMMVDGFCIARDFDKGLRVLSTMLCGKHCVKEESFEALIVGLCEGGKVDDACFVLEAMEKRRLVLGFQGWSALVVGSCLHAGKEIELPICM, from the coding sequence ATGAGCATGAAACGCATCATCAGACACAATCCCGCGAAGACAACGCCATCGTCGTCGTCCTCCTCCCCAAAGAAACCCATCCCCTTCCTCGCCGACCTCAAGGCCACCGACGACCCCGCCGACGCTCTCCGTCTCCTCCTGCATGCCCCTCCCCACCTCCACGACTACCCTGCCTGCGCTTCTCTCCTACACCGCCTCGCCCGCTCCCGTCTCTTCCCCCTCGTCGACTCCCTTCTCCTCTTCATCCGATCCAATCGCATCCCCTGCAAAGAATCTATCTTCAACTCACTCATTCACCACTTTGGTAAAGCTCGTCTTCCCGACAAAGCTCTCAACCTCTTCCTCTCCATCCCCTCCTTCAACTGCTCCCCTTCCTCACCCTCCCGCCAAACCCTCAACTTTTTACTCAACGCCCTTGTCGACAATGACGCCCTCCACGAGGCCGAGTCTTATCTGGCACGCTGCAAAGAATGGAATCTCCGCCCCAATGTGGTCTCCTACAACATAGTCCTCAAGGGGAGGTGTCAAAAATACGGTTTTGAAAACGCTCGTCACCTGCTCGACGAAATGCGCAAGAGAAGGGTGCGGCCTTCGGTTGTGTCTTATAACATATTGATCGGGTTTATGAGCAGGAATGGGTGTTTAGATGGTGCTATGAGATTGAAGGAAGAGATGGTGAGCAAGGGAACGCACCCGAATGCTGTCACTTTTGCATTGCTTATGGAAGGCTTGTGCAGGGAGGGGAAGTTTAATGAggcgaagaagatgatgtttgACATGGAGTATCAAGGTTGTAAGACTAGGCTTGTGAATTATGGAGTTTTGATGAGTGATTGTGGGAGGAGAGGTGATTTGGATGGCATGAACAAGGTGTTTGTGGAAATGACTAGGAGGAGGTTGAGGCCGGATGTTGTGACTTACAATATCTTGATAAACTACTTGTGCGCTCATGGCAGGGTTGATGATGCATACAAGGTGTTTGTTGAGATGCAGTTGAAGGGATGTGAACCCAGTGCGGCGACGTACCGGATGATGGTTGATGGGTTTTGCATAGCCAGGGATTTTGAcaaagggttgagagttttgaGCACAATGCTGTGTGGCAAGCATTGTGTTAAAGAGGAGTCTTTTGAGGCTTTGATTGTGGGGCTGTGTGAGGGTGGGAAAGTGGATGatgcttgttttgttttggaggCAATGGAGAAGAGGAGGTTGGTGTTGGGGTTTCAAGGCTGGAGTGCTTTGGTTGTGGGCTCTTGTTTACATGCTGGCAAGGAAATTGAGTTGCCAATTTGCATGTGA